A single window of Priestia filamentosa DNA harbors:
- a CDS encoding YqhG family protein, protein MQQHDIHQFLKGYFQSTECSILEEGTGYLTVQLTIDQDKELMNRPFYWHYLEKVGGEPNPASLTFITNEQHAPQDIKGEKVHFGSPRLHQIFQATRRFGSAIRLYEANVARSTHNTALHPWLNMNVMVSYQCDHKRDYLLSLGIHLITGNIIEDFHELLKGQALTPKIPDFTFTLSPIIKPKSGFNRLHQYIEKHIYEDDHSWAEEAKERWKQDLDLLNHFYEDIEEKPSTYDIEKKALQDQYEPRISVNVVNGGIFYLQEGTVRTLLQRKMA, encoded by the coding sequence ATGCAGCAACATGATATCCACCAGTTCTTGAAAGGATATTTTCAATCAACAGAGTGCTCGATTCTTGAAGAAGGAACCGGTTATCTAACCGTTCAACTTACAATTGATCAAGACAAAGAGCTTATGAATCGCCCTTTTTACTGGCACTATTTAGAAAAAGTTGGCGGGGAACCAAATCCCGCCTCTTTAACATTTATTACAAATGAACAGCATGCACCCCAAGATATTAAAGGAGAGAAAGTTCATTTCGGTTCTCCCCGCCTTCATCAAATTTTCCAAGCAACAAGAAGGTTTGGCTCAGCAATCAGACTTTATGAAGCTAATGTAGCACGTTCAACTCATAATACTGCTTTGCATCCTTGGCTTAATATGAACGTTATGGTGTCGTATCAGTGTGATCATAAAAGAGATTATCTTTTATCTCTTGGAATCCACTTAATTACAGGAAATATTATTGAAGATTTTCACGAACTTTTAAAAGGGCAAGCACTAACGCCTAAAATTCCAGACTTTACGTTTACCCTTTCTCCTATTATTAAACCAAAAAGCGGATTCAATCGTCTTCATCAATATATTGAAAAACATATATATGAGGATGATCACAGCTGGGCGGAAGAAGCAAAAGAAAGGTGGAAACAGGATCTTGATCTTCTTAATCATTTCTACGAAGACATTGAGGAAAAGCCATCAACGTATGATATTGAAAAGAAGGCGCTTCAAGACCAATATGAACCAAGAATCTCC
- a CDS encoding DEAD/DEAH box helicase, giving the protein MNVPISFDHEWQDSFLKSFEEDGPWANYDIYQLAYKVAQRTAVPSFHDLQAPSYLADLTPLPHQLEVAKKVVTEMNGKAILADEVGLGKTIEAGLILKEYMIRGLVKKVLILVPASLVSQWTIELNQKFHIPAVAQRKSYVWEQCDVVVSSIDTAKRMPHRDIILEQNYDFIIIDEAHKLKNHKTKNYQFVQELKKKFCLLLTATPVQNKIEEIFNLVSLLKPGHLGNQAYFEELFSAKNRKLENDEHLRELINKVMIRNRRQDTGIEWTSRKVETIPIQFSEEERALYDAIGSFKEHDSPSSAFALLTLQREACSSKEAVYMTLKGMLDKESEEYTPPYTLIETLMDRIGNIGKTGRNSKAEKMVELIKKIDDKVIVFTEYRATQMYLQWLLQQHGISSVPFRGGFKRGKKDWMKQLFQNNVQVLIATEAGGEGINLQFCHHIINYDLPWNPMRLEQRIGRIHRLGQEKDVHIYNFATSGTIEEHILKLLYEKIRLFERVIGNLDDILTQLEMKDFEEYVNDVFLHSRSEGEMKLKMEHLSSIIDDMNDGEENAANAAT; this is encoded by the coding sequence ATGAATGTTCCGATTTCATTTGATCACGAATGGCAAGATTCGTTTTTAAAATCATTCGAAGAAGACGGCCCTTGGGCAAATTACGATATTTATCAGCTTGCCTATAAAGTTGCCCAAAGAACAGCGGTTCCTTCTTTTCACGATCTTCAAGCTCCGAGCTATTTGGCCGACTTAACTCCTCTCCCACATCAACTGGAAGTTGCTAAAAAAGTAGTAACAGAGATGAACGGAAAAGCTATATTAGCTGATGAAGTGGGACTTGGTAAGACAATTGAAGCAGGTCTTATTTTAAAAGAATATATGATTCGAGGTCTTGTAAAAAAAGTACTGATTCTCGTCCCTGCTTCCCTTGTGTCTCAGTGGACGATAGAACTTAATCAAAAGTTCCATATTCCAGCAGTTGCACAACGCAAGTCTTATGTGTGGGAACAGTGTGATGTTGTTGTTTCCTCTATCGATACAGCAAAACGCATGCCGCACAGAGACATTATTTTAGAACAAAATTATGACTTTATTATTATTGATGAAGCTCACAAATTAAAAAATCATAAAACTAAAAACTATCAATTTGTACAAGAGCTAAAAAAGAAGTTTTGTCTTCTTTTAACAGCTACACCTGTGCAGAATAAAATTGAAGAAATCTTTAATCTTGTTTCTCTTTTAAAGCCTGGTCACCTCGGAAATCAAGCATATTTTGAAGAGTTGTTTTCAGCGAAAAACCGCAAGCTAGAAAATGATGAACATTTGCGCGAACTTATTAATAAAGTCATGATTCGCAACAGAAGACAAGATACTGGAATCGAATGGACAAGTCGGAAAGTCGAAACCATTCCGATTCAGTTTTCTGAGGAGGAACGTGCGCTATATGACGCTATTGGGTCGTTTAAAGAACACGATAGCCCATCAAGTGCTTTTGCTCTTTTAACACTGCAACGTGAAGCATGCAGCAGCAAAGAAGCTGTATATATGACGCTAAAAGGTATGCTTGATAAAGAAAGTGAAGAGTATACCCCTCCATACACTTTAATTGAGACGCTTATGGATAGGATTGGAAACATCGGAAAAACTGGGCGAAATTCAAAAGCAGAAAAAATGGTGGAACTCATTAAGAAAATTGATGACAAAGTTATTGTTTTTACTGAATACAGAGCAACACAAATGTATTTGCAGTGGCTCTTGCAGCAGCATGGCATTTCTTCTGTTCCGTTCCGTGGAGGCTTTAAACGCGGAAAAAAAGATTGGATGAAACAGCTTTTCCAAAACAATGTTCAAGTTCTTATTGCTACAGAAGCAGGTGGAGAAGGAATCAACTTGCAATTCTGTCATCATATTATTAACTATGATCTTCCGTGGAATCCAATGCGCCTTGAACAGCGAATTGGAAGGATTCACCGCCTTGGGCAGGAAAAAGATGTCCATATTTATAATTTTGCAACGTCTGGAACAATTGAAGAGCATATCCTAAAACTTTTATATGAAAAAATCCGCTTATTTGAACGTGTAATTGGCAATTTAGACGATATTCTTACACAGCTTGAAATGAAAGACTTTGAAGAATATGTGAACGATGTTTTCCTTCATTCTCGTTCTGAGGGAGAAATGAAGCTTAAAATGGAACATTTGTCTTCTATTATTGATGATATGAACGATGGAGAGGAGAATGCAGCAAATGCAGCAACATGA
- the gcvT gene encoding glycine cleavage system aminomethyltransferase GcvT, with the protein MMKKTPLYDIHSKLGAKMIDFGGWSMPVQFSSIKEEHIAVRTKCGLFDVSHMGEFKVEGKGSLDYLQKLMTNDVSALSPGKAQYTAMCYEDGGTVDDLLVYQLSLNSYFVVVNASNIEKDFDWMKAHLTPDVTLTNVSEEIALIALQGPSSEEVLSKLTSLDLSEISFFNFRNSVSVNGVEVLISRTGYTGEDGFEIYCQKKQASFLWETILRAGRDEGLLPCGLGARDTLRFEAALPLYGQELSHDITPYEAGIGFAVKLNKSSFIGKEALVKQKETGVKRKLVGLEMIERGIPRHGYRVFVDGKEVGKVTTGTQSPTLKKNIGLALINEEYTSLASEVFVEIRNKFVKASIIKTPFYKRKKGVKTL; encoded by the coding sequence ATGATGAAGAAAACGCCGCTTTATGATATACACAGTAAGCTTGGTGCTAAAATGATTGATTTTGGCGGATGGAGTATGCCTGTTCAATTTTCATCCATAAAAGAAGAGCATATAGCTGTTCGTACTAAATGTGGGCTTTTTGATGTTTCACATATGGGAGAGTTTAAAGTAGAAGGAAAGGGAAGCCTTGATTATCTACAAAAGTTAATGACAAACGATGTTTCTGCTCTTTCTCCAGGAAAAGCTCAGTATACGGCAATGTGCTATGAAGATGGAGGAACTGTTGATGATTTGCTTGTTTATCAGCTTTCTCTTAACTCTTATTTTGTTGTTGTGAATGCTTCAAATATTGAGAAGGATTTTGACTGGATGAAAGCCCATCTTACCCCTGATGTTACGTTAACAAATGTATCAGAAGAAATAGCTCTTATCGCTCTACAAGGTCCTTCATCAGAAGAGGTATTAAGTAAACTAACTTCTCTTGATCTTTCTGAAATAAGTTTTTTTAATTTTCGAAATAGTGTCTCGGTAAATGGGGTTGAAGTGCTGATTTCAAGGACTGGTTATACAGGAGAAGATGGATTTGAAATTTATTGTCAAAAGAAACAGGCGTCTTTCTTATGGGAAACCATTCTAAGAGCAGGAAGAGATGAGGGATTATTACCATGCGGATTAGGAGCAAGGGATACCCTTCGCTTTGAAGCAGCCCTTCCCCTTTATGGGCAAGAGCTTTCACACGACATCACCCCATATGAAGCAGGAATTGGTTTTGCCGTTAAGTTAAATAAATCTTCATTTATCGGAAAAGAAGCCCTAGTAAAACAAAAAGAAACAGGCGTAAAGCGAAAACTTGTTGGTCTCGAAATGATTGAACGCGGCATCCCTCGTCATGGCTACCGGGTTTTTGTAGATGGAAAAGAAGTTGGAAAGGTAACAACAGGAACGCAATCTCCAACTCTTAAAAAAAATATTGGGCTGGCTCTTATCAATGAAGAATATACCTCTCTTGCAAGTGAAGTGTTTGTTGAGATTCGTAATAAGTTTGTGAAAGCATCCATTATTAAAACACCGTTTTATAAGCGGAAAAAAGGAGTAAAAACGCTATGA
- the gcvPA gene encoding aminomethyl-transferring glycine dehydrogenase subunit GcvPA produces MTHHYLPMTEEDRREMLAAIGVSTVDELFEDIPESVRFKREYKLKKRASEACLTRELYALSAQNASTKQYASFLGAGVYDHYIPSVVDHIISRSEFYTAYTPYQPEISQGELQAIFEFQTMICELTGMDVANSSMYDGGTALAEAAMVSAGHTKKRKILVSSAVHPESREVLKTYAKGQNLAVVEIPHKDGLTNLRVLEEEMDEDVGSVILQYPNFFGQVEPLKEIEKIAHKQNALFVVSSNPLSLGVLAPPGEFGADIVVGDAQPFGIPMQFGGPHCGYFATSKKLMRKIPGRLVGQTKDNDGKRGFVLTLQAREQHIRRDKATSNICSNQALNALAASVAMTSLGKSGVKEMAKQNMSKAHYAKKAFEEAGFDVWFSNAFFNEFVVSFNCSIQKLNASLLKKGIIGGYDLGRDDISLQGCMLIAVTEIRSKDEIDKFVEEVREFHHEN; encoded by the coding sequence ATGACCCATCATTACTTGCCAATGACAGAAGAAGATCGTAGAGAAATGTTAGCCGCAATTGGTGTTTCTACTGTTGATGAGCTTTTTGAAGATATTCCAGAAAGCGTTCGTTTTAAAAGAGAATACAAATTAAAAAAGAGAGCATCTGAAGCATGCTTAACACGAGAGCTTTATGCTTTATCAGCGCAAAATGCTTCAACAAAGCAATATGCGTCTTTTTTAGGCGCAGGTGTTTATGATCACTACATTCCCTCTGTTGTAGACCATATTATTTCACGCTCGGAGTTTTATACTGCATATACGCCATATCAGCCTGAGATTTCACAAGGAGAACTTCAAGCTATTTTTGAATTTCAAACGATGATTTGTGAATTAACAGGGATGGATGTTGCCAACTCTTCGATGTATGACGGAGGTACAGCGCTTGCGGAAGCAGCGATGGTAAGTGCTGGTCATACTAAAAAACGAAAAATACTTGTTTCGTCAGCTGTTCATCCAGAATCAAGAGAGGTGTTAAAAACATATGCAAAAGGCCAAAACCTTGCTGTTGTGGAAATTCCTCATAAGGATGGATTAACAAATTTACGAGTGTTAGAAGAAGAGATGGATGAAGATGTGGGAAGCGTTATTCTTCAATATCCAAACTTTTTCGGTCAAGTTGAACCTTTAAAAGAAATTGAAAAAATTGCTCATAAGCAAAATGCTCTTTTTGTTGTGTCGAGCAATCCACTCTCACTTGGCGTACTTGCTCCTCCGGGAGAATTTGGAGCAGATATTGTTGTAGGAGACGCTCAACCTTTTGGAATTCCAATGCAATTTGGAGGGCCTCACTGCGGTTATTTTGCGACATCTAAAAAATTAATGCGTAAAATTCCTGGAAGACTTGTTGGTCAAACAAAAGACAATGATGGAAAGCGAGGATTTGTGCTGACACTTCAGGCAAGAGAACAGCATATACGTCGTGACAAGGCAACGTCAAATATTTGTTCGAATCAAGCATTAAACGCTCTAGCAGCTTCAGTAGCTATGACATCACTCGGCAAAAGTGGTGTGAAAGAGATGGCAAAGCAGAATATGAGCAAAGCGCACTATGCGAAAAAAGCTTTTGAAGAAGCAGGGTTTGATGTTTGGTTTTCTAACGCTTTTTTCAATGAATTTGTTGTTTCTTTCAACTGTAGTATTCAGAAACTAAACGCTTCACTTTTGAAAAAAGGAATTATTGGTGGTTATGATTTAGGACGCGATGATATTAGCTTACAAGGGTGTATGCTTATTGCTGTAACGGAAATTCGTTCAAAAGACGAGATTGATAAATTTGTAGAAGAAGTGAGGGAATTTCATCATGAAAACTGA
- the gcvPB gene encoding aminomethyl-transferring glycine dehydrogenase subunit GcvPB: MMKTDQPLIFELSKHGRKGYSLPELDVEEVDVSSILGGDYKRKEEPLLPEVSELDIVRHYTALSKRNHGVDSGFYPLGSCTMKYNPKVNEDVARYPGFSHIHPLQDEGSVQGALALLFDLQESLKEITGMDEVTLQPAAGAHGEWTGLMLIRAFHEEKGDFNRTKVIVPDSAHGTNPASATVAGFETVTVKSDENGLVDLNHLQQVVGEDTAALMLTNPNTLGLFEENIIEMAQIVHDAGGKLYYDGANLNAVLSKARPGDMGFDVVHLNLHKTFTGPHGGGGPGSGPVGVKKELIPFLPKPVLIKKENGYTFDYNIPKSIGRVKPYYGNFSINVRAYTYIRTMGGDGLKAVSEYAVLNANYLMRKLAPYFDLPFNRHCKHEFVLSGKRQKHLGVRTLDMAKRLLDFGYHPPTIYFPLNVEEGMMIEPTETESKETLDNFIEAMITIAKEVEDNPEIVQEAPHTTVIGRLDETLAARKPVLCYKKEEVKI; encoded by the coding sequence ATCATGAAAACTGATCAGCCGCTAATCTTTGAGTTGAGTAAGCACGGCAGAAAAGGTTATTCGTTGCCAGAACTTGATGTAGAAGAAGTAGACGTTTCTTCTATTTTAGGAGGAGACTATAAAAGAAAGGAAGAACCATTATTACCAGAAGTATCAGAACTAGACATTGTAAGACATTATACAGCTCTTTCAAAAAGAAACCACGGAGTGGACTCAGGTTTTTATCCACTTGGTTCTTGTACAATGAAATACAATCCAAAAGTAAATGAGGATGTAGCACGTTATCCAGGATTTTCACATATTCATCCATTGCAAGACGAAGGAAGTGTTCAAGGAGCTCTCGCTCTTTTATTTGACCTTCAGGAGAGTTTGAAGGAAATTACCGGAATGGATGAGGTCACGTTGCAGCCTGCCGCAGGAGCTCACGGAGAATGGACGGGACTTATGCTTATTCGTGCCTTCCATGAAGAAAAAGGAGACTTTAACCGAACAAAAGTGATTGTTCCAGACTCTGCACATGGAACAAATCCTGCTTCAGCTACTGTAGCTGGTTTTGAAACCGTTACTGTGAAATCAGATGAAAACGGGCTTGTGGATTTAAATCATCTCCAGCAGGTTGTTGGAGAGGATACAGCAGCTCTTATGCTTACAAACCCGAACACGCTTGGCTTATTTGAAGAAAATATTATTGAAATGGCTCAAATTGTTCACGATGCAGGCGGGAAACTTTATTATGATGGAGCAAATTTGAATGCTGTATTAAGTAAAGCACGTCCAGGGGATATGGGATTTGATGTTGTTCATTTGAATCTGCATAAAACATTTACAGGTCCTCATGGTGGAGGTGGTCCTGGTTCTGGTCCTGTTGGAGTGAAAAAAGAGCTTATTCCTTTCTTACCAAAGCCAGTGTTAATCAAAAAAGAAAATGGTTATACGTTTGACTATAACATTCCAAAGTCTATTGGTCGTGTTAAGCCGTATTATGGGAATTTCTCGATCAATGTGCGAGCTTATACATATATTCGCACAATGGGTGGAGACGGACTCAAGGCTGTATCAGAGTATGCAGTTCTCAACGCAAATTACTTGATGCGCAAGCTTGCTCCTTATTTTGATTTACCATTTAATCGACATTGCAAGCATGAATTTGTACTATCTGGAAAGCGACAGAAGCATTTAGGAGTAAGAACGCTTGATATGGCGAAACGACTTCTTGATTTCGGTTATCATCCTCCGACAATTTATTTCCCGTTAAATGTAGAAGAAGGTATGATGATTGAGCCAACGGAAACAGAATCAAAAGAAACATTGGATAATTTCATTGAAGCAATGATTACGATTGCAAAAGAAGTAGAAGATAATCCTGAAATTGTGCAAGAAGCCCCGCACACAACGGTTATTGGACGTCTTGATGAAACACTTGCAGCTCGTAAGCCTGTTTTATGTTATAAAAAAGAAGAAGTGAAAATTTAA
- a CDS encoding rhodanese-like domain-containing protein, with protein MEGIYVILILLGAFIVYSIIMLLMQRRIMKSLTEAEFRAGYRKAQLIDIREQKDFEGGHILGARNIPLSQLKMRIKELRPDQPVYLYDQAGIRTGKAAQMIRRHRGIKDIYQLKGGFKLWTGKVKTKK; from the coding sequence ATGGAAGGCATTTACGTCATTTTAATTTTATTAGGAGCTTTTATCGTATACTCGATCATTATGCTCCTCATGCAACGCCGCATTATGAAATCGCTAACGGAAGCAGAATTTCGCGCTGGGTACCGTAAAGCACAGCTTATTGATATTCGCGAACAAAAAGACTTTGAAGGTGGGCACATTCTAGGAGCTCGTAATATCCCGCTTTCACAGCTAAAAATGCGTATTAAAGAGCTTCGTCCAGATCAGCCTGTCTATCTTTACGATCAAGCTGGCATTCGTACAGGAAAAGCAGCACAAATGATTCGTCGTCATCGTGGAATTAAAGACATCTATCAGTTAAAAGGCGGCTTTAAACTTTGGACAGGCAAAGTAAAAACAAAGAAATGA